In a single window of the Montipora capricornis isolate CH-2021 chromosome 11, ASM3666992v2, whole genome shotgun sequence genome:
- the LOC138024269 gene encoding uncharacterized protein, with translation MASDTRSDSEPQGHNSIVDSLTQAYLPNTKTSPAIEAKIATLVDNMLTGGLSTDTVKESADKYSPPENVSRLNITSVNEEVWDLLPRRSRTVDLAFQRVEEFLLPGLSALCTLSGKLVSSIQSGDTPNTRETLTVIMDSIALLCNTHHKLNMKRRELIKPELNPPYTRLCKEEIKTTSKLFGDDLSKHLKDMAELKKAGIQMQKPSSTSTSSQGYKAPKQRFNRPHFAKPYARAHGQFTTQKANSQRHFLANSRAPRGAHTKQHTPIRKDQ, from the coding sequence ATGGCTTCTGACACTCGCTCCGACTCGGAGCCTCAGGGCCATAACAGCATCGTAGATAGCCTGACCCAGGCTTACCTACCCAACACGAAAACATCCCCGGCCATCGAGGCAAAGATTGCCACCCTCGTCGACAACATGCTCACTGGTGGCCTCTCTACCGACACGGTTAAAGAGAGCGCCGACAAATATTCACCACCGGAGAATGTCAGTCGTCTTAACATCACCAGTGTCAATGAAGAGGTGTGGGATTTGCTCCCCCGTCGGAGTCGAACGGTGGATTTAGCATTCCAAAGAGTAGAGGAATTTTTGTTGCCTGGCTTATCTGCACTGTGTACTTTGAGTGGCAAGCTTGTTAGCTCCATTCAATCTGGCGACACGCCAAATACGAGAGAAACTCTCACGGTTATCATGGATAGCATTGCTCTTTTGTGCAATACGCACCACAAGTTGAACATGAAGAGACGGGAATTAATTAAACCCGAGTTAAATCCGCCTTACACTCGACTCTGCAAGGAAGAGATTAAAACAACATCTAAGTTGTTTGGAGATGATCTCTCTAAACATTTAAAAGATATGGCGGAACTGAAAAAAGCGGGGATACAGATGCAAAAACCCTCAAGTACCAGCACATCATCCCAGGGCTACAAGGCTCCTAAACAAAGGTTTAACAGACCACATTTTGCAAAGCCATATGCTAGGGCACATGGGCAATTCACCACGCAGAAGGCAAATTCCCAAAGGCATTTTTTAGCCAACAGCCGGGCACCAAGGGGTGCCCACACCAAACAACACACTCCAATCCGGAAGGATCAATGA